A genome region from Bacteroidia bacterium includes the following:
- a CDS encoding C10 family peptidase, translating to MKKYLLFLIPFLVFSHCIYAKHIDIATAKKVGQNFYNTKHIAEDRRESPTFALAQKVIYTVTKPTLTSSVLYYIFNTNANGFVIISGDDNVTPILGYSNEGRFDPSDIPPSVQKWLEGYQEQIRYVIDNNIAATPEIEQSWHAYLNNTSSAPMAPLGTKVEPLIKTKWNQRPYVNDQCPGGSVTGCVATAMAQVLKYWDYPANGTGFHSYNHKAYGSLSANFGSRTYHWDSMPNLVNSPNNAVATLMYDCGVSVNMNFSPSSSGAYVISAQSPIQNCTEYALKEYFDYKSTLKGVERKNYNETQWLGLLTKELDEGRPVIYAGFGSGGGHCFVCDGYDEEGLYHFNWGWGGSYDGYFSINALNPSGVGVGGGSGGFNAGHQAIIGVEPSDGSGLNKNIRLEMDSLISATDTGIMFKNPFQVRAKIKNYGISNFSGKIGAAIFDVNMQFLTFMDTAAVTINSDNQYAAVFSTSGIAALVPGNYFVEIFYKKSDGGWSKVGDSLFDNSAQIFFKHASENIETNSTFTISGSDLVQSENASISVSVKNSSDYATFVGSYRISLSSLNGNLLQTINTVSESGIAPGSNKNLNFNGIISFAPGTYLMDISYKFQGSPQWYLAGSSNYPNPVYVKIIAPTLSPDKYENNDSLEASHIFPVNFTGTIAEIKSTESNLHIGTDNDFYKIHLPAGDNYTIKARIHDSYSSGDGNDYYVDALFSYSLDSSNWSETYDDIMPGQINLSDKNGGTIYFHVAPYFEGETGTYLLDITVTRESTGNVNNINLQDKIHIFPNPAQNSVSFDFSGISDNISKIEISNVNGQLLESIQLKTNAQPLIYKTDKLNNGIYFIQIHTQNGIITKHLMIQK from the coding sequence ATGAAAAAATATCTACTATTTCTTATTCCTTTCTTAGTATTTTCTCACTGTATTTATGCCAAACATATTGACATAGCAACAGCCAAGAAAGTAGGTCAGAATTTTTATAACACTAAACACATAGCAGAAGATAGGAGAGAATCGCCAACATTTGCACTTGCACAGAAAGTAATATACACAGTAACAAAGCCAACTTTGACCTCATCTGTGCTGTATTACATTTTCAACACCAACGCAAACGGCTTTGTAATTATCTCGGGAGATGATAATGTTACCCCTATTTTGGGATATTCAAATGAAGGCAGATTTGATCCTTCAGATATTCCTCCCAGTGTTCAAAAATGGTTGGAAGGATATCAAGAACAAATTCGTTATGTGATTGACAATAATATTGCTGCAACACCTGAAATAGAGCAGTCATGGCATGCATACTTAAATAACACATCAAGCGCACCAATGGCCCCACTGGGAACAAAGGTAGAACCACTCATCAAAACTAAGTGGAATCAGCGTCCTTATGTCAACGACCAATGTCCTGGCGGTTCTGTAACAGGTTGTGTAGCAACAGCAATGGCGCAAGTATTAAAATATTGGGATTATCCTGCCAACGGAACCGGCTTCCATTCCTATAATCACAAAGCCTATGGTAGTTTATCAGCAAATTTTGGAAGCAGAACCTATCATTGGGACTCAATGCCTAACTTGGTTAACAGTCCAAACAATGCAGTTGCAACCTTAATGTATGACTGCGGTGTGAGTGTAAACATGAACTTCAGCCCTTCCTCCAGTGGTGCGTATGTTATCTCTGCTCAAAGTCCAATTCAAAATTGCACCGAATATGCGCTCAAAGAATACTTTGATTATAAAAGCACATTAAAAGGAGTAGAAAGAAAAAATTATAACGAAACTCAGTGGCTTGGATTGCTGACAAAAGAGCTTGATGAAGGCAGACCAGTAATTTATGCCGGATTTGGCTCTGGCGGAGGACACTGTTTTGTATGCGATGGATATGACGAAGAAGGTCTCTATCATTTCAATTGGGGCTGGGGAGGTTCATACGATGGTTATTTTTCCATTAACGCGCTTAATCCTTCAGGTGTTGGAGTTGGAGGCGGGTCGGGAGGATTTAATGCAGGACATCAGGCAATTATTGGCGTAGAACCTTCAGACGGTTCCGGTTTAAATAAAAATATTCGCTTAGAAATGGACTCCCTCATCTCTGCAACGGACACAGGAATAATGTTTAAAAACCCTTTTCAAGTGCGTGCAAAAATCAAGAATTATGGAATTAGTAACTTCTCTGGAAAAATAGGTGCTGCAATTTTCGATGTGAACATGCAATTCCTCACATTTATGGACACTGCTGCCGTTACAATCAATTCTGACAATCAATATGCTGCTGTCTTTTCAACTTCAGGGATTGCAGCACTTGTGCCAGGCAATTATTTTGTGGAGATTTTCTATAAGAAAAGTGACGGTGGATGGTCAAAAGTGGGTGATAGTTTGTTTGACAATTCAGCTCAAATCTTTTTCAAGCATGCATCTGAGAACATTGAAACAAACTCAACTTTTACAATCAGTGGAAGCGATTTGGTACAAAGCGAAAATGCATCAATCAGTGTAAGTGTCAAAAACAGCAGTGATTATGCAACTTTTGTAGGCAGTTATCGAATTAGCTTATCTTCACTTAATGGTAACTTACTTCAAACAATCAATACAGTAAGCGAAAGCGGGATTGCGCCCGGTTCTAACAAAAACCTCAACTTTAATGGAATTATCAGCTTTGCACCCGGTACTTATTTGATGGACATTTCATACAAGTTTCAAGGCTCTCCTCAATGGTATTTAGCAGGTAGCTCAAACTATCCCAACCCGGTTTATGTTAAAATCATAGCTCCTACCCTCTCACCGGACAAATATGAAAACAACGATTCTTTGGAAGCATCCCACATATTTCCCGTGAACTTTACAGGCACTATTGCTGAAATTAAATCTACAGAATCAAACTTGCACATTGGAACAGACAACGACTTTTACAAAATTCATTTACCTGCCGGAGACAATTACACTATCAAAGCCAGAATACACGATTCATATAGTAGTGGTGATGGCAATGATTATTATGTCGATGCATTGTTTTCATATTCTCTTGACAGCAGCAATTGGAGTGAAACATACGATGACATTATGCCGGGGCAAATCAATCTTTCAGACAAAAATGGTGGCACAATCTATTTCCATGTCGCACCCTATTTTGAAGGCGAAACAGGAACCTATTTATTAGACATTACAGTAACCAGAGAAAGCACAGGCAATGTAAACAATATAAACTTGCAAGACAAGATACACATTTTCCCTAACCCTGCTCAGAATAGCGTTTCATTTGATTTTTCAGGCATAAGTGACAATATTTCAAAAATTGAGATAAGCAATGTCAATGGGCAACTGTTAGAAAGCATACAACTGAAAACGAACGCACAGCCATTGATTTACAAAACCGACAAACTCAACAATGGAATTTATTTCATTCAAATACACACCCAAAATGGCATTATCACAAAACATCTTATGATTCAAAAATAA
- a CDS encoding thiol protease/hemagglutinin PrtT: protein MKKLTLLIGMLVLLITSTFSKPVNPKTAIEVGTSFLTSLDKMQARRSSVNLRLVYTSNSLANSMIATANVTNYYYVFNNDDNGFVIVSGDDIVIPVLAYSNESAFDPNNIPPSVQKWLEGYKSQIREAIEKKMQATAEITAAWNNYLNGTQSNLPAAPTATVNPLIQTKWNQSPHFNALCPYDNQNAERTVTGCVATAMAQIMKFWNQPVNGTGFHSYNHSKYGTLSANFGSTTYNWASMPNVVNSANSAVATLMYHCGISVDMNYDIAANGGSGAYVTTSESPVTHCSEYALKTYFGYKSSLKGVSRKNYSEAQWISLLKADLDAGKPILYAGFGSGGGHCFVCDGYDNNNYFHFNWGWGGAYDGYFTVNALNPAGVGTGGGSGGFNSGQHAVTNIEPTNTGGGGGGNTTQDLRLYSSLSMSNTSVWFTSAFDLSVDIANYGDNPFNGELSAAVFDEDYNFIDFMEKKSTSINNGYYSSYTFNNAGSPKYVPGKYYVAVFYKTPNSDWTIVKDGSYTNLLSFNVKYSTDIEVNSTFKISGNKIVQNSTANINVDVLNSGSSTFWGSFRLDLAKLDGSLAQTIQVLNETKGLNANYHYTNGLDFSGKITVAPGTYLLSVAFQVDGSNKWYYAGSSNYKNPIYVIVEEAPPSPDKYENNDTKVNAYNLTLSFSNGTANILTTGSNIHIGTDNDYYKFNLPSGKEYTVRGRVHDLNNSGNGNSYTVDVLFSMSKDGTFWSDAYDDIMNEGIPVDGGSTFYFRIAPYFTGKTGTYLLDITVNEGNNANITPLDADNYIKVYPNPAQDFINIEPNRLHEQILSVQILNVMGQTLLTQEITQNDNIITLPVTHLSNGIFYVQCKTNNGIITKKIIINK, encoded by the coding sequence ATGAAAAAACTTACATTACTCATTGGAATGCTTGTTCTCCTAATCACAAGTACATTTTCCAAACCTGTCAACCCAAAGACAGCTATTGAAGTTGGCACATCATTTTTAACCTCATTGGACAAAATGCAAGCAAGAAGAAGCAGTGTAAATCTGCGATTGGTTTACACAAGTAACTCTTTAGCTAATAGTATGATTGCGACAGCGAATGTTACAAACTATTACTACGTATTTAACAATGATGACAACGGCTTTGTAATCGTATCAGGCGATGACATTGTCATTCCTGTACTTGCTTACTCAAATGAAAGTGCTTTTGACCCAAACAATATTCCACCCAGTGTACAAAAATGGTTAGAAGGATATAAAAGCCAAATTAGGGAAGCCATTGAAAAGAAAATGCAAGCAACTGCTGAGATTACGGCAGCATGGAACAATTACTTGAATGGTACTCAGTCAAATTTGCCGGCTGCTCCCACAGCTACTGTGAACCCATTAATCCAGACAAAGTGGAATCAATCTCCTCACTTCAATGCACTTTGTCCTTATGACAACCAAAATGCCGAACGTACTGTAACCGGCTGTGTTGCTACTGCAATGGCACAAATTATGAAATTTTGGAACCAACCTGTAAATGGCACCGGTTTTCATTCATACAACCACAGCAAGTATGGAACACTCTCTGCAAATTTTGGAAGCACTACCTATAATTGGGCATCCATGCCAAATGTGGTAAATAGCGCAAATAGTGCAGTAGCAACTTTGATGTACCATTGTGGAATTAGTGTTGACATGAACTATGACATTGCAGCCAATGGTGGCAGTGGCGCCTATGTTACAACCAGCGAAAGCCCGGTTACACATTGTTCAGAATATGCACTAAAAACCTATTTTGGATATAAAAGTTCATTAAAAGGTGTTTCAAGAAAAAATTATTCAGAAGCGCAATGGATTAGTCTATTAAAAGCGGACTTAGATGCAGGCAAACCTATCTTATATGCCGGATTCGGTAGTGGCGGAGGCCATTGCTTCGTTTGTGATGGATATGACAACAATAACTACTTCCATTTTAATTGGGGATGGGGAGGTGCGTATGATGGTTACTTTACTGTCAATGCACTGAATCCTGCAGGTGTTGGAACAGGAGGAGGCTCCGGTGGGTTTAACAGTGGACAGCATGCGGTAACCAACATTGAACCTACAAACACAGGAGGCGGTGGTGGTGGCAATACTACCCAAGACCTCAGACTCTATTCAAGTTTAAGCATGTCTAATACTTCTGTGTGGTTTACAAGCGCTTTTGACTTATCTGTTGACATTGCCAACTATGGTGACAACCCTTTCAATGGTGAGTTAAGCGCAGCAGTTTTTGATGAAGACTATAACTTCATTGATTTCATGGAAAAGAAAAGTACATCAATCAATAACGGCTATTACAGTTCCTATACTTTTAACAATGCAGGCTCGCCCAAGTATGTTCCCGGCAAATACTATGTTGCAGTTTTCTACAAAACTCCAAATTCCGATTGGACTATCGTAAAAGATGGTTCATATACCAATCTCTTGTCATTTAATGTTAAATATTCTACTGATATAGAGGTTAATTCAACTTTTAAAATTAGTGGAAATAAAATCGTACAGAATAGTACGGCAAATATTAATGTAGATGTACTCAATTCAGGTAGCAGCACATTTTGGGGGAGTTTCCGTCTGGACTTGGCAAAACTTGATGGATCCTTAGCACAAACGATACAAGTGCTGAATGAAACAAAAGGATTAAATGCTAATTATCATTACACCAACGGACTCGATTTTTCGGGGAAAATCACTGTTGCTCCCGGCACTTATCTTTTATCCGTGGCATTTCAAGTGGATGGTTCTAATAAGTGGTACTATGCAGGTAGTTCAAATTATAAAAATCCTATTTATGTCATTGTAGAAGAAGCTCCCCCGAGTCCGGATAAATATGAAAACAATGACACCAAAGTAAATGCATATAATTTAACGCTCTCCTTTAGCAATGGTACTGCAAACATTCTTACAACAGGCTCTAATATTCACATCGGTACTGATAATGATTACTATAAATTCAACCTACCATCCGGAAAAGAATATACAGTCAGAGGCAGAGTGCATGATCTAAACAACAGTGGGAACGGAAACTCATATACTGTAGATGTTTTATTTTCAATGTCAAAAGACGGCACCTTTTGGTCAGATGCGTATGATGACATCATGAACGAAGGAATCCCTGTAGATGGTGGAAGCACATTCTACTTCCGTATTGCGCCTTACTTTACCGGTAAAACAGGTACTTATTTATTGGATATTACTGTCAATGAAGGCAACAATGCCAATATAACCCCTTTAGATGCTGACAATTATATCAAGGTGTATCCTAATCCTGCGCAGGACTTTATTAATATAGAGCCAAACAGACTCCATGAACAAATCTTATCAGTTCAAATACTGAATGTTATGGGGCAAACATTATTGACTCAAGAGATTACACAGAATGATAATATCATTACCTTACCCGTAACACATCTTAGCAATGGTATATTTTATGTTCAGTGTAAAACCAATAACGGAATAATTACTAAAAAAATAATAATTAACAAATGA
- a CDS encoding GatB/YqeY domain-containing protein, whose translation MTITEDINKQIIEAMKARNEDRLRALRGIKAAFLLAATETGDREISDETAIKTIQKLAKQRRDSIEIFTKQNRKDLAEKETIELNVLEEFLPKPLSDEEVLTILKNVITEQGATGMKDLGKLMPIAIGKIAGRADGSKISTLLKQLLSA comes from the coding sequence ATGACAATTACAGAAGACATTAACAAACAAATCATAGAAGCAATGAAAGCCCGAAACGAAGACAGACTTCGGGCATTACGTGGAATTAAAGCAGCATTTTTGCTTGCAGCAACTGAAACCGGAGATAGAGAAATATCAGATGAAACGGCAATTAAGACTATACAAAAGCTCGCAAAACAACGCAGGGACAGCATTGAAATCTTCACCAAACAAAATAGAAAAGACTTGGCTGAAAAAGAAACAATTGAACTAAACGTATTAGAAGAGTTCCTACCTAAACCACTTTCAGATGAGGAAGTTTTAACCATCTTGAAGAATGTAATTACCGAGCAAGGTGCTACCGGCATGAAGGATTTGGGCAAACTAATGCCTATTGCAATAGGGAAAATTGCAGGCAGAGCAGACGGATCAAAAATTTCAACATTGTTAAAACAATTATTATCTGCTTAG